The genomic stretch CCGTTGCAGGTGTAAGTGGACGGGTGCGCGAGCAACCCAGGCCCTAAATGTGGTGTGGCAGGGAAGGCTTTGAGCAAGGGATGCCAAGGAAGGAGAATAGGATGCAACTGGAAGTCGATGTAGCTTTCACCTGGAAAGAAGTGGCCGACCGAAAAAGCTTTAGCCCGCAAGTAGCAGTAGTGATTGACGTCCTCCGGGCCACCAGCACCATGGTAGCCGCCCTAGCCCATGGAGCCCAGGCTATCGTTCCCACCACCACCGTAGAAGAAGCTTGGGCTCTGCGCTCCCGCTATCTTAATTCCGGTTTCCGGCACCCCCTGCTGCTCGGGGGGGAACGAGGCGGCGTCAAGATAGAAGGCTTTGATTTGGGCAATTCCCCTGGGGAGTATACCCCCGAGCGGGTGGCAGAAAAGACCATTATATTTTCTACCACCAATGGCACCCAAGCCCTAGCCGCCGCCCGCTCCCTGCCCGAGCCCAAAGTCATCCTAGCCGCCGCTTTGCTCAATGCCCGAGCTGCCAGCGACTATATTAGCCAGCTAGCCCAAAACCAAAGTGGGTCGCCAGCAAGAGAAGCCTTTAAGCTGCTCCTCATCTGCTCGGGAACTGAGGGGAGAGTGAGCGCCGAGGA from Clostridia bacterium encodes the following:
- a CDS encoding 2-phosphosulfolactate phosphatase produces the protein MQLEVDVAFTWKEVADRKSFSPQVAVVIDVLRATSTMVAALAHGAQAIVPTTTVEEAWALRSRYLNSGFRHPLLLGGERGGVKIEGFDLGNSPGEYTPERVAEKTIIFSTTNGTQALAAARSLPEPKVILAAALLNARAASDYISQLAQNQSGSPAREAFKLLLICSGTEGRVSAEDTVAAGSIVHRLHLSFPLLTPTDAAMVAEAFYLTYRSRLPDLLLGTKHGQKLAALGFQDDLSFCAREDEFVLVPIWAGDRLRAATPAV